From Virgibacillus natechei, the proteins below share one genomic window:
- a CDS encoding disulfide oxidoreductase, with product MKKDQLNENILFFIWGVSFIAVAGSLFYSEVIGYEPCELCWIQRIFMYPLVVIYGVAAIKKDISIALPGLILSGIGILISIYHYSIQKIPTLQAAGDACGTVSCNVQYVNYFGFITIPFLAGIAFIIIFVGHLIILKR from the coding sequence ATGAAAAAAGATCAACTAAATGAAAATATATTGTTCTTTATTTGGGGAGTATCCTTTATTGCTGTAGCAGGGAGTTTGTTTTATTCAGAAGTAATTGGGTATGAGCCATGTGAGCTTTGCTGGATACAACGAATTTTCATGTACCCATTAGTAGTCATATATGGTGTAGCTGCAATTAAAAAAGATATTTCCATTGCACTGCCGGGTCTTATATTAAGTGGGATAGGCATATTGATATCAATTTATCATTATTCCATTCAAAAAATACCTACATTACAAGCCGCGGGAGATGCATGTGGCACCGTCTCATGTAATGTGCAATATGTGAACTATTTTGGTTTTATCACCATTCCATTTTTAGCAGGGATTGCTTTTATTATCATTTTTGTCGGACATCTTATTATTTTAAAGCGGTAG
- a CDS encoding thioredoxin family protein, which yields MKKKMLIFGGIIVALFAALFFVTNYQNNQAMEDSDNPYGKSDLNQATIDQLDDPLYENQVLPEELSESMDNGEEETVYFYDPTCVYCQEATPVLVPLAEDLDIDLKKLNLLEFDDQWIPYNIESTPTVVHYENGQEVARIGGSRPEAEFEAFFNQHVLN from the coding sequence ATGAAAAAGAAAATGCTCATATTTGGTGGTATCATAGTAGCTTTATTTGCTGCGTTATTTTTCGTTACAAATTATCAAAACAATCAAGCCATGGAAGATAGTGATAACCCATATGGGAAGTCAGACTTGAATCAGGCCACAATCGATCAATTGGATGATCCATTATATGAAAATCAAGTTTTGCCTGAGGAACTAAGCGAATCGATGGACAATGGAGAAGAGGAAACGGTTTATTTCTATGATCCAACATGTGTCTACTGTCAGGAAGCAACACCAGTGCTTGTACCATTAGCTGAGGACCTAGATATTGATCTAAAAAAACTAAATCTATTAGAATTTGATGATCAATGGATTCCGTATAATATTGAGTCTACTCCAACAGTCGTTCATTATGAAAATGGCCAAGAAGTTGCACGTATCGGTGGATCAAGGCCAGAAGCAGAGTTTGAAGCATTTTTTAACCAACATGTCTTGAATTAG
- a CDS encoding antibiotic biosynthesis monooxygenase family protein, which translates to MKAFMTIGTIEFLQKLEDKHQEINLHLMNSSSGTLAYYEGISKQIFSAGSEYEVLLQTGEIKEDGYVVMNNIPVIEDGKAILEERFKNRGNMADKEPGFQAFRFLKPVQGDTYIVFTQWRSVEDFENWKDSDSFKNAHQGKAAAKPTTFMSAKPFITTYQMYEPNEDE; encoded by the coding sequence ATGAAAGCATTTATGACGATTGGCACAATAGAATTTTTACAGAAACTAGAAGATAAACATCAAGAAATCAATTTACATTTAATGAATAGTAGTTCAGGAACGCTGGCTTATTATGAAGGGATATCCAAGCAAATATTTTCTGCCGGAAGTGAGTATGAAGTGCTTCTTCAAACTGGAGAAATTAAAGAAGATGGCTATGTCGTAATGAATAATATACCAGTTATAGAAGATGGAAAAGCAATTTTAGAAGAGCGCTTTAAAAATCGGGGAAATATGGCAGATAAGGAGCCTGGTTTTCAAGCATTCCGCTTTTTGAAACCAGTTCAAGGAGATACGTATATTGTCTTCACACAATGGCGGTCTGTAGAGGACTTTGAGAACTGGAAAGACTCTGATTCATTTAAAAATGCCCACCAGGGAAAGGCTGCTGCTAAACCAACCACTTTCATGTCGGCTAAACCATTTATAACAACCTATCAGATGTACGAACCAAATGAAGATGAATAA